The Candidatus Poribacteria bacterium sequence CAATTTAGAGGCATATCTCGCCGATGAATTAGATACAGACCTTCATGCGACAATAGCGACACATGTTGCGTCCTGTTCAATGTGTCAAGATGAAGTTCGCTTCGCACAAGCAATTAGCGGTGCATTGCACGAACTTCCCAAACCAGAGCCACCGCCGGAAATCTTCAACGCCGTTGAGGCTTACGTCCGCGCGCATCCCAACAAGGGACCGAGCTGGCTACATCGGATACTCCAACTGTTTACGTTCTCGAATGATTTAACTTCGGTACTCGCTCGCGCAGGCGCGTTGGCGTGTCTCATCGGAATTGCCCTGTTCGGGACCTACCAGTACCAACAGTATCTCAAAGTAAAGCAAGCCTCACGTGACTTGGCTTATGCACTCGGTAAGTTGAATTACGCCGTGGAGCGAACAGGCACCGTTGTTAACGAGAAACTCCCAGATGTGCGGATTGATGAAGTCTCAAGTCGTCCCTTTATTCAGATTGAAACAGCCTCTCGCCGCGCATCGAAACAGACGAAGGGCGCTTCATCAGCAATTCACCGGAGTCTTGATAGCCTTGACCGGTTACCGCGAAACACTCTGGACACAAAAAGCAACAAACGTTCATATTAAGGAGAAGAAATCCATGAAAAGATCCACCCTTACAGCCCTTTTAACAGGTATAGCCTTTTTAGCCGTTTGCTGTTTTTTCACCAATGGGCACGCCCAGAACAGCAACTTAGAAGAAACAACTCGAGGAAAAATAGAAATGAATCTGCCGGATGCCCCTGTCCCGAAAGTTGAAATTAACTTGGACAAGAGCCTCTTGGGCCTTTTTATCAATTTCGGCATCGCAAGTAACCCGAAACTTGCTGGAGATGGATCGGTAGATCTGTCGGAATATACGGCGTATGCCGAAATGCTAAAAGGTGCCTCTATCCGAGCTTACGATAAAGAGATGAAAGACCTCGACCAGATGGTGGACCACTATCGTGGTATCCTTGAAAACGAAAAGTGGGAACATCTCGTCAAAATCAGGGATAAATTCGATCTCAGCCTGCTTTACGCGGAAAAATCGGGTGTCGTGCACGGTATCTTCGTTATGTTCACCGATGATGGCAATTCGGGTTTTGTGAACATCTATGGGGAGATCAATTTTCAGAAACTCGGCACTCTATTTGGACAACTTCTGGAATCTAATTCGGAGGAGGCGATCTCCGAAACAGTTCGCAATTGGATAAAGGCTCCGATGCC is a genomic window containing:
- a CDS encoding DUF4252 domain-containing protein, with translation MKRSTLTALLTGIAFLAVCCFFTNGHAQNSNLEETTRGKIEMNLPDAPVPKVEINLDKSLLGLFINFGIASNPKLAGDGSVDLSEYTAYAEMLKGASIRAYDKEMKDLDQMVDHYRGILENEKWEHLVKIRDKFDLSLLYAEKSGVVHGIFVMFTDDGNSGFVNIYGEINFQKLGTLFGQLLESNSEEAISETVRNWIKAPMPHRWEVKRNAEKPDHALKSETTATNR